In Juglans microcarpa x Juglans regia isolate MS1-56 chromosome 4S, Jm3101_v1.0, whole genome shotgun sequence, a single window of DNA contains:
- the LOC121262342 gene encoding calcium-transporting ATPase 12, plasma membrane-type-like isoform X1 — protein MQCTDPYLGLGKPSQEISSPWNTILQSALGSHLSSYPNYGPLLLDTITTSTMIIRAQKRWRIAICSIRFMVSLAREIKSQFYSTLTKEIQTEQNSHDSVILKSPFHTALKVEPSSSHHGENEHLPRSFDPNIDQLTLTEIVKEKDLTALLRLGGVGKIATALNTDPENGIYGNDHEVSMRHEMFGANTYRKPPPKGFLFFVLDAFKDSTILILLVCAALSLGFGIKTHGVQEGWYEGGSIFVAVFLVVVVSALSNFRQERQFDKLSKLSDNIKVDVLRDARRHKISIFDIVVGDVIFLNIGDQIPADGLFLDGHSLLINESSMTGESDPVEVNSTENPFLFSGSKVVDGYGRMLVTSVGMNTAWGEMMSSISGDSNERTPLQARLDKLTSSIGKIGLAVAFLVLVVLLIRYFTGKTQDKNGKKEYNGSQTDLDDVFNAVVRIVAAAVTIVVVAIPEGLPLAVTLTLAYSMKRMMADQAMVRKLSACETMGSATVICTDKTGTLTLNEMKVSKFWLGQDSIEEDSTLVSAENVVSLLHQGVGLNTTGTVYIPASGSGPEISGSPTEKAILSWAILQLGMDVEKLKKGYRILHVETFNSDKKRSGVAIRKSVDNTIHVHWKGAAEIILAMCSSYCESSGTMKSLDRDRVKIEKIIQGMAASSLRCIAFAHKEISEEEMGCHKDESKHQLQKEGLTLLGIVGLKDPCRPGVKKAVETCRLAGVDIKMITGDNVFTAKAIATECGILDPNHQVNGNEVVSGAEFRNYTHEERMEKVEMIRVMARSSPFDKLLMVQCLKRKGHVVAVTGDGTNDAPALKEADVGLSMGIQGTEVAKESSDIVILDDDFTSVATVLRWGRCVYNNIQKFIQFQLTVNVAALVINFIAAVSAGKVPLTAVQLLWVNLIMDTLGALALATERPTDELMQRSPVGRTAPLITNIMWRNLLAQALFQISVLLTFQFKGESIFNVNEEVKDTLIFNTFVLCQVFNEFNSRSMEKQNVFKGIHKNRLFLGIVGITIILQVVMVEFLKKFANTVRLNGLQWGVCIGIAALSWPIGWMVKLITVPDKPFLNSVKRAEARIKRILRLFNQMGPSSCRLGTGCGGKVRT, from the exons ATGCAATGCACAGATCCGTACCTTGGACTGGGTAAACCTTCACAGGAAATTTCAAG CCCGTGGAACACGATTCTGCAGTCTGCACTC GGAAGCCATCTTTCGAGCTATCCTAATTATGGCCCGTTGCTGCTCGATACCATCACTACTTCTACCATGATCATAAGAGCCCAGAAGCGGTGGCGCATAGCAATCTGTTCCATCCGCTTCATGGTGTCCCTTGCCAGAGAAATCAAATCTCAATTTTACTCTACCCTTACTAAAGAGATCCAGACTGAACAGAACAGTCATGATTCTGTGATTTTGAAGTCTCCCTTTCACACCGCCCTCAAAGTTGAACCAAGCAGCTCCCACCATGGTGAAAATGAACATTTGCCACGCTCCTTTGACCCCAACATTGATCAATTGACTCTCACAGAAATtgtgaaagaaaaagatttaaCAGCTCTTCTCAGGCTTGGAGGCGTAGGAAAGATCGCCACTGCTCTCAATACTGACCCTGAGAATGGAATCTATGGCAATGATCATGAAGTCAGCATGCGGCATGAAATGTTTGGTGCAAACACTTACCGCAAGCCTCCTCCAAAAGGGTTCTTATTTTTTGTGCTGGATGCTTTCAAAGACAGCACCATTCTCATCCTACTGGTCTGTGCAGCCCTGTCCCTTGGTTTTGGCATCAAAACACATGGAGTGCAGGAAGGCTGGTATGAAGGGGGAAGCATTTTCGTAGCAGTCTTTCTAGTGGTGGTTGTCTCTGCCCTCAGTAACTTCAGACAGGAGAGGCAATTtgataaattatcaaaattaagcGACAACATAAAAGTTGATGTTCTTAGAGATGCACGTCGCCACAAGATCTCCATCTTTGACATTGTGGTTGGAGATGTCATCTTCCTGAATATAGGTGATCAGATTCCAGCTGACGGATTGTTTTTAGACGGACATTCTTTGCTGATAAATGAGTCAAGCATGACAGGTGAGAGTGATCCTGTTGAAGTAAACTCCACTGAGAACCCATTCTTGTTCTCCGGTTCTAAGGTGGTGGATGGGTATGGTCGAATGCTGGTTACATCTGTTGGCATGAACACTGCATGGGGAGAAATGATGAGCTCAATATCTGGTGATTCCAATGAAAGGACTCCATTACAAGCAAGGCTAGACAAATTAACCTCTTCTATTGGTAAGATAGGCCTTGCAGTTGCTTTTTTAGTTCTTGTAGTCTTGTTAATCCGTTATTTTACCGGGAAAACACAAGATaagaatggaaaaaaagaatataatggTAGCCAAACAGATTTAGATGATGTATTCAATGCGGTCGTGCGCATTGTTGCTGCTGCAGTCACCATTGTGGTAGTGGCAATTCCTGAAGGTTTGCCATTGGCTGTCACACTAACACTTGCTTACTCCATGAAGAGAATGATGGCTGATCAGGCAATGGTCAGAAAACTTTCTGCCTGCGAAACAATGGGTTCAGCAACGGTTATCTGCACGGATAAAACTGGTACTTTGACATTGAATGAGATGAAAGTGTCCAAGTTTTGGCTTGGTCAAGATTCCATTGAAGAAGATTCTACACTTGTAAGTGCAGAAAATGTTGTTTCATTATTACACCAAGGAGTCGGTTTGAACACAACTGGAACCGTCTACATACCTGCGTCAGGATCTGGACCTGAAATTTCTGGCAGTCCAACTGAGAAAGCAATTCTCTCTTGGGCGATTTTGCAATTGGGTATGGATGTGGAAAAGCTGAAGAAAGGGTATAGAATTCTTCACGTTGAAACCTTCAACTCTGACAAGAAACGGAGTGGGGTTGCAATAAGGAAAAGTGTCGATAACACCATCCATGTGCACTGGAAAGGAGCTGCTGAGATAATCCTAGCAATGTGTTCCAGCTATTGTGAAAGTAGTGGGACTATGAAGTCCCTAGATAGAGATAGGGTTAAGATCGAGAAAATAATCCAAGGCATGGCAGCTAGTAGCCTCCGATGTATTGCTTTCGCTCACAAGGAAATATCAGAAGAAGAGATGGGATGCCACAAGGACGAAAGCAAGCACCAACTACAAAAAGAAGGCTTAACCTTGCTAGGGATAGTTGGTCTCAAGGATCCATGCCGACCAGGTGTCAAGAAGGCGGTGGAAACTTGCAGACTCGCTGGAGTGGACATCAAAATGATCACAGGAGACAATGTTTTCACAGCAAAAGCTATAGCTACAGAATGCGGTATACTAGACCCTAATCACCAAGTAAATGGTAACGAAGTGGTAAGTGGTGCTGAGTTTCGAAATTATACGCACGAAGAGAGAATGGAGAAAGTCGAAATGATCCGTGTGATGGCAAGGTCATCCCCATTTGACAAGCTTCTGATGGTACAGTGCTTGAAACGAAAAGGCCATGTGGTTGCAGTCACCGGAGATGGCACGAATGATGCGCCAGCATTGAAAGAAGCTGATGTAGGGCTTTCCATGGGCATTCAAGGTACCGAAGTGGCAAAGGAGAGCTCGGATATTGTTATCTTGGATGATGACTTCACTTCTGTTGCCACGGTTTTACGTTGGGGACGATGTGTTTATAATAACATCCAGAAGTTCATCCAGTTTCAATTGACAGTGAATGTGGCAGCTCTTGTTATAAACTTTATTGCAGCGGTTTCTGCTGGAAAGGTTCCCCTAACAGCAGTCCAGTTGTTGTGGGTAAATCTCATCATGGACACACTAGGAGCTTTGGCTCTTGCTACAGAGCGGCCTACTGATGAGCTAATGCAGAGGTCCCCTGTCGGTCGAACAGCGCCtctaattacaaatatcatgtGGAGAAACCTCTTAGCCCAAGCCTTGTTCCAAATATCAGTCCTCTTGACTTTCCAGTTCAAGGGTGAGTCTATATTCAATGTTAACGAAGAGGTAAAGGATACACTTATTTTCAATACATTTGTTCTCTGCCAAGTTTTTAACGAGTTCAATTCAAGAAGCATGGAAAAGCAGAATGTTTTCAAGGGAATTCATAAAAACCGTTTATTTCTTGGAATTGTGGGAATTACAATTATTCTTCAAGTTGTTATGGTGGAATTTCTAAAGAAGTTTGCAAATACAGTGAGATTAAATGGGTTGCAGTGGGGAGTTTGCATTGGAATTGCAGCTCTATCTTGGCCAATTGGTTGGATGGTGAAGTTAATAACTGTTCCAGATAAACCGTTCCTCAATTCCGTTAAGAGAGCAGAAGCGAGGATCAAGAGGATATTGCGGTTGTTTAATCAAATGGGACCCTCTTCCTGTAGGCTTGGAACTGGATGTGGGGGAAAGGTGAGGACCTAA
- the LOC121262342 gene encoding calcium-transporting ATPase 12, plasma membrane-type-like isoform X2, producing MSRELLLCWKTVCNTAFSSPWNTILQSALGSHLSSYPNYGPLLLDTITTSTMIIRAQKRWRIAICSIRFMVTLTKEIQTEQNSHDSVILKSPFHTALKVEPSSSHHGENEHLPRSFDPNIDQLTLTEIVKEKDLTALLRLGGVGKIATALNTDPENGIYGNDHEVSMRHEMFGANTYRKPPPKGFLFFVLDAFKDSTILILLVCAALSLGFGIKTHGVQEGWYEGGSIFVAVFLVVVVSALSNFRQERQFDKLSKLSDNIKVDVLRDARRHKISIFDIVVGDVIFLNIGDQIPADGLFLDGHSLLINESSMTGESDPVEVNSTENPFLFSGSKVVDGYGRMLVTSVGMNTAWGEMMSSISGDSNERTPLQARLDKLTSSIGKIGLAVAFLVLVVLLIRYFTGKTQDKNGKKEYNGSQTDLDDVFNAVVRIVAAAVTIVVVAIPEGLPLAVTLTLAYSMKRMMADQAMVRKLSACETMGSATVICTDKTGTLTLNEMKVSKFWLGQDSIEEDSTLVSAENVVSLLHQGVGLNTTGTVYIPASGSGPEISGSPTEKAILSWAILQLGMDVEKLKKGYRILHVETFNSDKKRSGVAIRKSVDNTIHVHWKGAAEIILAMCSSYCESSGTMKSLDRDRVKIEKIIQGMAASSLRCIAFAHKEISEEEMGCHKDESKHQLQKEGLTLLGIVGLKDPCRPGVKKAVETCRLAGVDIKMITGDNVFTAKAIATECGILDPNHQVNGNEVVSGAEFRNYTHEERMEKVEMIRVMARSSPFDKLLMVQCLKRKGHVVAVTGDGTNDAPALKEADVGLSMGIQGTEVAKESSDIVILDDDFTSVATVLRWGRCVYNNIQKFIQFQLTVNVAALVINFIAAVSAGKVPLTAVQLLWVNLIMDTLGALALATERPTDELMQRSPVGRTAPLITNIMWRNLLAQALFQISVLLTFQFKGESIFNVNEEVKDTLIFNTFVLCQVFNEFNSRSMEKQNVFKGIHKNRLFLGIVGITIILQVVMVEFLKKFANTVRLNGLQWGVCIGIAALSWPIGWMVKLITVPDKPFLNSVKRAEARIKRILRLFNQMGPSSCRLGTGCGGKVRT from the exons ATGAGCCGAGAACTTTTATTATGTTGGAAAACTGTCTGTAATACAGCCTTTTCCAGCCCGTGGAACACGATTCTGCAGTCTGCACTC GGAAGCCATCTTTCGAGCTATCCTAATTATGGCCCGTTGCTGCTCGATACCATCACTACTTCTACCATGATCATAAGAGCCCAGAAGCGGTGGCGCATAGCAATCTGTTCCATCCGCTTCATGGT TACCCTTACTAAAGAGATCCAGACTGAACAGAACAGTCATGATTCTGTGATTTTGAAGTCTCCCTTTCACACCGCCCTCAAAGTTGAACCAAGCAGCTCCCACCATGGTGAAAATGAACATTTGCCACGCTCCTTTGACCCCAACATTGATCAATTGACTCTCACAGAAATtgtgaaagaaaaagatttaaCAGCTCTTCTCAGGCTTGGAGGCGTAGGAAAGATCGCCACTGCTCTCAATACTGACCCTGAGAATGGAATCTATGGCAATGATCATGAAGTCAGCATGCGGCATGAAATGTTTGGTGCAAACACTTACCGCAAGCCTCCTCCAAAAGGGTTCTTATTTTTTGTGCTGGATGCTTTCAAAGACAGCACCATTCTCATCCTACTGGTCTGTGCAGCCCTGTCCCTTGGTTTTGGCATCAAAACACATGGAGTGCAGGAAGGCTGGTATGAAGGGGGAAGCATTTTCGTAGCAGTCTTTCTAGTGGTGGTTGTCTCTGCCCTCAGTAACTTCAGACAGGAGAGGCAATTtgataaattatcaaaattaagcGACAACATAAAAGTTGATGTTCTTAGAGATGCACGTCGCCACAAGATCTCCATCTTTGACATTGTGGTTGGAGATGTCATCTTCCTGAATATAGGTGATCAGATTCCAGCTGACGGATTGTTTTTAGACGGACATTCTTTGCTGATAAATGAGTCAAGCATGACAGGTGAGAGTGATCCTGTTGAAGTAAACTCCACTGAGAACCCATTCTTGTTCTCCGGTTCTAAGGTGGTGGATGGGTATGGTCGAATGCTGGTTACATCTGTTGGCATGAACACTGCATGGGGAGAAATGATGAGCTCAATATCTGGTGATTCCAATGAAAGGACTCCATTACAAGCAAGGCTAGACAAATTAACCTCTTCTATTGGTAAGATAGGCCTTGCAGTTGCTTTTTTAGTTCTTGTAGTCTTGTTAATCCGTTATTTTACCGGGAAAACACAAGATaagaatggaaaaaaagaatataatggTAGCCAAACAGATTTAGATGATGTATTCAATGCGGTCGTGCGCATTGTTGCTGCTGCAGTCACCATTGTGGTAGTGGCAATTCCTGAAGGTTTGCCATTGGCTGTCACACTAACACTTGCTTACTCCATGAAGAGAATGATGGCTGATCAGGCAATGGTCAGAAAACTTTCTGCCTGCGAAACAATGGGTTCAGCAACGGTTATCTGCACGGATAAAACTGGTACTTTGACATTGAATGAGATGAAAGTGTCCAAGTTTTGGCTTGGTCAAGATTCCATTGAAGAAGATTCTACACTTGTAAGTGCAGAAAATGTTGTTTCATTATTACACCAAGGAGTCGGTTTGAACACAACTGGAACCGTCTACATACCTGCGTCAGGATCTGGACCTGAAATTTCTGGCAGTCCAACTGAGAAAGCAATTCTCTCTTGGGCGATTTTGCAATTGGGTATGGATGTGGAAAAGCTGAAGAAAGGGTATAGAATTCTTCACGTTGAAACCTTCAACTCTGACAAGAAACGGAGTGGGGTTGCAATAAGGAAAAGTGTCGATAACACCATCCATGTGCACTGGAAAGGAGCTGCTGAGATAATCCTAGCAATGTGTTCCAGCTATTGTGAAAGTAGTGGGACTATGAAGTCCCTAGATAGAGATAGGGTTAAGATCGAGAAAATAATCCAAGGCATGGCAGCTAGTAGCCTCCGATGTATTGCTTTCGCTCACAAGGAAATATCAGAAGAAGAGATGGGATGCCACAAGGACGAAAGCAAGCACCAACTACAAAAAGAAGGCTTAACCTTGCTAGGGATAGTTGGTCTCAAGGATCCATGCCGACCAGGTGTCAAGAAGGCGGTGGAAACTTGCAGACTCGCTGGAGTGGACATCAAAATGATCACAGGAGACAATGTTTTCACAGCAAAAGCTATAGCTACAGAATGCGGTATACTAGACCCTAATCACCAAGTAAATGGTAACGAAGTGGTAAGTGGTGCTGAGTTTCGAAATTATACGCACGAAGAGAGAATGGAGAAAGTCGAAATGATCCGTGTGATGGCAAGGTCATCCCCATTTGACAAGCTTCTGATGGTACAGTGCTTGAAACGAAAAGGCCATGTGGTTGCAGTCACCGGAGATGGCACGAATGATGCGCCAGCATTGAAAGAAGCTGATGTAGGGCTTTCCATGGGCATTCAAGGTACCGAAGTGGCAAAGGAGAGCTCGGATATTGTTATCTTGGATGATGACTTCACTTCTGTTGCCACGGTTTTACGTTGGGGACGATGTGTTTATAATAACATCCAGAAGTTCATCCAGTTTCAATTGACAGTGAATGTGGCAGCTCTTGTTATAAACTTTATTGCAGCGGTTTCTGCTGGAAAGGTTCCCCTAACAGCAGTCCAGTTGTTGTGGGTAAATCTCATCATGGACACACTAGGAGCTTTGGCTCTTGCTACAGAGCGGCCTACTGATGAGCTAATGCAGAGGTCCCCTGTCGGTCGAACAGCGCCtctaattacaaatatcatgtGGAGAAACCTCTTAGCCCAAGCCTTGTTCCAAATATCAGTCCTCTTGACTTTCCAGTTCAAGGGTGAGTCTATATTCAATGTTAACGAAGAGGTAAAGGATACACTTATTTTCAATACATTTGTTCTCTGCCAAGTTTTTAACGAGTTCAATTCAAGAAGCATGGAAAAGCAGAATGTTTTCAAGGGAATTCATAAAAACCGTTTATTTCTTGGAATTGTGGGAATTACAATTATTCTTCAAGTTGTTATGGTGGAATTTCTAAAGAAGTTTGCAAATACAGTGAGATTAAATGGGTTGCAGTGGGGAGTTTGCATTGGAATTGCAGCTCTATCTTGGCCAATTGGTTGGATGGTGAAGTTAATAACTGTTCCAGATAAACCGTTCCTCAATTCCGTTAAGAGAGCAGAAGCGAGGATCAAGAGGATATTGCGGTTGTTTAATCAAATGGGACCCTCTTCCTGTAGGCTTGGAACTGGATGTGGGGGAAAGGTGAGGACCTAA
- the LOC121262342 gene encoding calcium-transporting ATPase 12, plasma membrane-type-like isoform X3: MSRELLLCWKTVCNTAFSSPWNTILQSALGSHLSSYPNYGPLLLDTITTSTMIIRAQKRWRIAICSIRFMVSLAREIKSQFYSTLTIEPSSSHHGENEHLPRSFDPNIDQLTLTEIVKEKDLTALLRLGGVGKIATALNTDPENGIYGNDHEVSMRHEMFGANTYRKPPPKGFLFFVLDAFKDSTILILLVCAALSLGFGIKTHGVQEGWYEGGSIFVAVFLVVVVSALSNFRQERQFDKLSKLSDNIKVDVLRDARRHKISIFDIVVGDVIFLNIGDQIPADGLFLDGHSLLINESSMTGESDPVEVNSTENPFLFSGSKVVDGYGRMLVTSVGMNTAWGEMMSSISGDSNERTPLQARLDKLTSSIGKIGLAVAFLVLVVLLIRYFTGKTQDKNGKKEYNGSQTDLDDVFNAVVRIVAAAVTIVVVAIPEGLPLAVTLTLAYSMKRMMADQAMVRKLSACETMGSATVICTDKTGTLTLNEMKVSKFWLGQDSIEEDSTLVSAENVVSLLHQGVGLNTTGTVYIPASGSGPEISGSPTEKAILSWAILQLGMDVEKLKKGYRILHVETFNSDKKRSGVAIRKSVDNTIHVHWKGAAEIILAMCSSYCESSGTMKSLDRDRVKIEKIIQGMAASSLRCIAFAHKEISEEEMGCHKDESKHQLQKEGLTLLGIVGLKDPCRPGVKKAVETCRLAGVDIKMITGDNVFTAKAIATECGILDPNHQVNGNEVVSGAEFRNYTHEERMEKVEMIRVMARSSPFDKLLMVQCLKRKGHVVAVTGDGTNDAPALKEADVGLSMGIQGTEVAKESSDIVILDDDFTSVATVLRWGRCVYNNIQKFIQFQLTVNVAALVINFIAAVSAGKVPLTAVQLLWVNLIMDTLGALALATERPTDELMQRSPVGRTAPLITNIMWRNLLAQALFQISVLLTFQFKGESIFNVNEEVKDTLIFNTFVLCQVFNEFNSRSMEKQNVFKGIHKNRLFLGIVGITIILQVVMVEFLKKFANTVRLNGLQWGVCIGIAALSWPIGWMVKLITVPDKPFLNSVKRAEARIKRILRLFNQMGPSSCRLGTGCGGKVRT, translated from the exons ATGAGCCGAGAACTTTTATTATGTTGGAAAACTGTCTGTAATACAGCCTTTTCCAGCCCGTGGAACACGATTCTGCAGTCTGCACTC GGAAGCCATCTTTCGAGCTATCCTAATTATGGCCCGTTGCTGCTCGATACCATCACTACTTCTACCATGATCATAAGAGCCCAGAAGCGGTGGCGCATAGCAATCTGTTCCATCCGCTTCATGGTGTCCCTTGCCAGAGAAATCAAATCTCAATTTTACTCTACCCTTACTA TTGAACCAAGCAGCTCCCACCATGGTGAAAATGAACATTTGCCACGCTCCTTTGACCCCAACATTGATCAATTGACTCTCACAGAAATtgtgaaagaaaaagatttaaCAGCTCTTCTCAGGCTTGGAGGCGTAGGAAAGATCGCCACTGCTCTCAATACTGACCCTGAGAATGGAATCTATGGCAATGATCATGAAGTCAGCATGCGGCATGAAATGTTTGGTGCAAACACTTACCGCAAGCCTCCTCCAAAAGGGTTCTTATTTTTTGTGCTGGATGCTTTCAAAGACAGCACCATTCTCATCCTACTGGTCTGTGCAGCCCTGTCCCTTGGTTTTGGCATCAAAACACATGGAGTGCAGGAAGGCTGGTATGAAGGGGGAAGCATTTTCGTAGCAGTCTTTCTAGTGGTGGTTGTCTCTGCCCTCAGTAACTTCAGACAGGAGAGGCAATTtgataaattatcaaaattaagcGACAACATAAAAGTTGATGTTCTTAGAGATGCACGTCGCCACAAGATCTCCATCTTTGACATTGTGGTTGGAGATGTCATCTTCCTGAATATAGGTGATCAGATTCCAGCTGACGGATTGTTTTTAGACGGACATTCTTTGCTGATAAATGAGTCAAGCATGACAGGTGAGAGTGATCCTGTTGAAGTAAACTCCACTGAGAACCCATTCTTGTTCTCCGGTTCTAAGGTGGTGGATGGGTATGGTCGAATGCTGGTTACATCTGTTGGCATGAACACTGCATGGGGAGAAATGATGAGCTCAATATCTGGTGATTCCAATGAAAGGACTCCATTACAAGCAAGGCTAGACAAATTAACCTCTTCTATTGGTAAGATAGGCCTTGCAGTTGCTTTTTTAGTTCTTGTAGTCTTGTTAATCCGTTATTTTACCGGGAAAACACAAGATaagaatggaaaaaaagaatataatggTAGCCAAACAGATTTAGATGATGTATTCAATGCGGTCGTGCGCATTGTTGCTGCTGCAGTCACCATTGTGGTAGTGGCAATTCCTGAAGGTTTGCCATTGGCTGTCACACTAACACTTGCTTACTCCATGAAGAGAATGATGGCTGATCAGGCAATGGTCAGAAAACTTTCTGCCTGCGAAACAATGGGTTCAGCAACGGTTATCTGCACGGATAAAACTGGTACTTTGACATTGAATGAGATGAAAGTGTCCAAGTTTTGGCTTGGTCAAGATTCCATTGAAGAAGATTCTACACTTGTAAGTGCAGAAAATGTTGTTTCATTATTACACCAAGGAGTCGGTTTGAACACAACTGGAACCGTCTACATACCTGCGTCAGGATCTGGACCTGAAATTTCTGGCAGTCCAACTGAGAAAGCAATTCTCTCTTGGGCGATTTTGCAATTGGGTATGGATGTGGAAAAGCTGAAGAAAGGGTATAGAATTCTTCACGTTGAAACCTTCAACTCTGACAAGAAACGGAGTGGGGTTGCAATAAGGAAAAGTGTCGATAACACCATCCATGTGCACTGGAAAGGAGCTGCTGAGATAATCCTAGCAATGTGTTCCAGCTATTGTGAAAGTAGTGGGACTATGAAGTCCCTAGATAGAGATAGGGTTAAGATCGAGAAAATAATCCAAGGCATGGCAGCTAGTAGCCTCCGATGTATTGCTTTCGCTCACAAGGAAATATCAGAAGAAGAGATGGGATGCCACAAGGACGAAAGCAAGCACCAACTACAAAAAGAAGGCTTAACCTTGCTAGGGATAGTTGGTCTCAAGGATCCATGCCGACCAGGTGTCAAGAAGGCGGTGGAAACTTGCAGACTCGCTGGAGTGGACATCAAAATGATCACAGGAGACAATGTTTTCACAGCAAAAGCTATAGCTACAGAATGCGGTATACTAGACCCTAATCACCAAGTAAATGGTAACGAAGTGGTAAGTGGTGCTGAGTTTCGAAATTATACGCACGAAGAGAGAATGGAGAAAGTCGAAATGATCCGTGTGATGGCAAGGTCATCCCCATTTGACAAGCTTCTGATGGTACAGTGCTTGAAACGAAAAGGCCATGTGGTTGCAGTCACCGGAGATGGCACGAATGATGCGCCAGCATTGAAAGAAGCTGATGTAGGGCTTTCCATGGGCATTCAAGGTACCGAAGTGGCAAAGGAGAGCTCGGATATTGTTATCTTGGATGATGACTTCACTTCTGTTGCCACGGTTTTACGTTGGGGACGATGTGTTTATAATAACATCCAGAAGTTCATCCAGTTTCAATTGACAGTGAATGTGGCAGCTCTTGTTATAAACTTTATTGCAGCGGTTTCTGCTGGAAAGGTTCCCCTAACAGCAGTCCAGTTGTTGTGGGTAAATCTCATCATGGACACACTAGGAGCTTTGGCTCTTGCTACAGAGCGGCCTACTGATGAGCTAATGCAGAGGTCCCCTGTCGGTCGAACAGCGCCtctaattacaaatatcatgtGGAGAAACCTCTTAGCCCAAGCCTTGTTCCAAATATCAGTCCTCTTGACTTTCCAGTTCAAGGGTGAGTCTATATTCAATGTTAACGAAGAGGTAAAGGATACACTTATTTTCAATACATTTGTTCTCTGCCAAGTTTTTAACGAGTTCAATTCAAGAAGCATGGAAAAGCAGAATGTTTTCAAGGGAATTCATAAAAACCGTTTATTTCTTGGAATTGTGGGAATTACAATTATTCTTCAAGTTGTTATGGTGGAATTTCTAAAGAAGTTTGCAAATACAGTGAGATTAAATGGGTTGCAGTGGGGAGTTTGCATTGGAATTGCAGCTCTATCTTGGCCAATTGGTTGGATGGTGAAGTTAATAACTGTTCCAGATAAACCGTTCCTCAATTCCGTTAAGAGAGCAGAAGCGAGGATCAAGAGGATATTGCGGTTGTTTAATCAAATGGGACCCTCTTCCTGTAGGCTTGGAACTGGATGTGGGGGAAAGGTGAGGACCTAA